DNA sequence from the Pseudoduganella plicata genome:
CGCAACGACGGCCCATCGACCATCAATCCGAACGACCCGACGACGATGAACGACGCCAACACAGGCCTCGGCGAACTCTGGCTGAGCCTGGTGGGCCATGAGCTCAACGGCGCCACGCTGCTGGGTACGATCAACGCCGTCGAGCCGCCGAACCTGAGCGGCCTGGGTCAGCTGGACGTCGTGGGCGGCCTGGCAGCGGCCAACTTCAACACCGACCAGCAGGTCGACGGTTCGGACCTGTCGTTCAGCACCAGCTTCACCCAGCCGTTCCCTGGCGAGGGCATCAGCCACGTGGCCGGCACGGGCAACTTCTTCGGCCAGTCGATCGCCATCCCCGTTCCGGAGCCGACTTCGCTGGCATTGATCGGCCTGGGCCTGCTGGGCCTGGCGCAGGTGCGTCGCCGCAAGCTGTAACACTGCCGCGCCGGCGGCTGCCGGCGGAAAACCAACAGGCCCGGACATCCCGGGCCTTTTTCACAACAGGGTCAGGCCGGACGTTTGAACACGAGCTGAGCCTTCGAACCCGTTTGTCCCAATGTCGGACATGACCCCGTGGTGGAGCTGGCAATGCGTCGGAGACAGGCACCGACGGGTGCCTGTCTCCGACGCCGCACGTCAGGTCAGCCGATCGACAGCAGCCGGTCGGCAATCCCGCGCTCTTCACGGGGCGAGAAGAAATACGGGTACAGCGACCGATCCCCCTCGACCTGCTTGCTGCGTCCCCCGAGCTTGTTGATTTGCTCGTTTACGTAGTCCATGCTGACGTACAGCAGATACGCTGGGGCGTCCACACGCGGATTATTGCGCACCTCACAGACCTGCGTAAAGCCCAGCATGCTCTGGTAATAGCGCCGGTGCCGCGGGTTCACTTCGATGAACACGTCCGTGCACTTGTGCAGATAATGTCCGTAAATAAACAGGACATGGAACAGCGATGCCAACGCCATTTTCGATTTCACATGCGGCGCAAAGGCGAGCTTGGTGATCTCGCAAACCTTGGCGCCACGCGCGCGGAACGCTTCGATATGGTCGTGGAATACTTCATCCGCGAGAATTCCCATGGATGAGTCGATTCCCAACGTCACGGTACCGATGACTTCTCCCTTGTCGGAAGCGGCCAGCGTGATACGGTTGGGATTGTTGTCGACGCGGTGCGTTCCCGCATAGCCGCGCCATGCATACATCTTATTGATGAGCATGCTTACGGAAGCACGCCCAGCTTCGGTATCGGCAACGCGGATACCGAAATCGGTCTGATTGATTGTCACGTGCGTTATGTTGGCAGAGTTATCCTCTTCGACAGCGCAAACCAACGGCTCGGTGGATTCCTCCCCAAGCGGTTCGTCGCCGTCGACCCTCGGAAGCTCTGAGGCCATAGCACACTCCCCTGCCGACATCGTGGATACGGCGTACCGGCTGACCACCGGTCATCAGGACGCCGTTCTACTCGTCAACAAAATAATTATGGTGAAACGCTATTTTTATGTGGAAACATCGGTCACAGCTGATTCAGCAGTGCCTTGACTTGCTCGGCTTCGCGGAAGCCGGAGCCCTGCGCCAGGGCTTCTTGCAACACCTTGCGCGCGCCGGCCTTGTCGCCGGATTTATATAAACCAACACCAAGATGGTACCGCACTTGAGGCTGTTTGGGGGCGGCGGACGCCGCTTTTCTGAGCAGCGCGATGGCCCGGTCGTACTTGCCCTGCTCGACCAGCAGCCAGCCGACGGTATCGAGCACGTCCGGATTTTCGCCGTTGAGGGCAAGCGCCTGCTCGGCGGTCGGCAACGCGCGCGCGTCGCGCATCTGCTGATACACCCAGGCCAGGTTGTTGAGGACGACCACATTATCCGGCGTGCTGCGTGCCAGCCCTTCCAGCAGCTTCGCCGCCTCGGGATAGCGCCGCGCTGCCATATGCCCGTCGGCAAAATACATGGTGGCGACCGGCTCGCCCGGATACGTGCGCAGGAATGCCGCCACGCGCCGGTCGGCCTCCGGCGCCATGCCGGCATCGTGCATGGCCTTGGCCAGCTTGATGGTGTTGGCAGCTGAACCGTCGATGGCCAGGGCGCGCTCGTACGGGACCAGCGCCGCTTTCGGATTGCCCTGCTGCAGCAGCATATCGCCTTCCAGCGTATGCCCGATGGGCGAAGCAGTGAACTGCTTCTGCACCTGGCGCAGGATCGCCGTTGCCTGCGCGAAATCCTTCTCGCTGGCGGCCAGCTCGGCCTTGGCCACGTACGCCTGGATATTGTCCGGCTCCAGCGTCACGGCCTTGCTCAGGCTGGCCGCTGCCGCCGTCGGGTTCTTCATCATCAGCTGGGCCACGGCCAGGCGGATCTGCGGCATTGCCGCCCCTGGTGCCGCGCTGGCCATGCGGTTGAACGATTCAAGCGCGGCCGGACCGTCCTTGTTCGCCAGTTGCGCCTGGCCGAGCGCATCGAGCACGCCCACGTTGCCGGGATGGCTGATACGGTAGCGGCGCAGCAACGTTTGCGCCTTTTGCGGCATGTCCAGCGCCAGGTATTGCTGGCCCAGCAGCAGGGCCGTTTCGACGTCGCCGCTGTCGGCATTGATGGCCTTCTCCAGCCATGCAACGCCTTCCTGGCGCCGGCCCTGGGCGATCTCCAGCTGGGCCAGTGCCGTCATCGCCGCTGCGTTGTCCGGCTGCTTTGCCAGCAGCGCCACGTAACGCTGGCGCGCCTGCGCCGCCTTTTTCTCCTGCTGGTCCAGTCGCGCCAGCCCGGCAATGGCGGGCAGGTGGGCCGGCTCGATCGCGAGCGCCTGGTCGAACGCGGCACGCGCCTTGATCCGGTCCTTGCGCTCCAGATGGATATTGCCCTTCATCACTTGCACGGCCGCATTGGCGGGCTGCGCCTTCTCCAGCACCGTGACGGTTGCCAGGGCCTTGTCGTACTGGCCTGCGTCGGCCAGCGCGCCGATCAGCGATTCCCCCGCCTCCAGCGACACAGGGTCGAGATCGACGGCCTTCTGCAACGCGGCCAGCCCGCCGGCGCGGTCGCCCTGTCCCAGCTTGACCATGCCCAGGGTGCGGTACGGCGGCGCCGCTTCCGGCGCCAGCCGGATTGCCTCGTTCAGGTAAGTCGCCGCCTTGCCCAATTCCTTGGTGACAATGGCGGCCTCGCCGGCCAGGTGCAGCACGGCGGGATCCTTGCCCTCTTTCAACGCGGGGGCCAGCACGGTGAGCGCATCGCGGCCGCGGCCGCTTTTAAGCAACGTGCTGACCAGCATCTTGCGCGCATAGCCGCTGGCGGGATTCCATTCGACGTATTTGCGCAGATAGTCTTCCGCCTGGCCGAGCTGGCCCAGCTTGAGCGCCACGGCACCGGCCAGCAGCTGGCTCGGCTTGTCGTCGGGCGCCGCCTGCAGCACCTTCAGCAGATTGGTCTGGGCATCCTTCAGCTTGCCAAGCGAGTAGTCGAGCAGCGCCTGGTGGTAGGCGACCAGAAAACTGTTTGGCGTGGTCTTGCGGGCCGCGTTGATATCGGCCTGGGCGATGTCGTACTTGCCGGCGGCGATATTGAGCGCGGCCTGTTCCAGGTGCGCCGTGCGGTGGTCCGGCTTGATCTTCAAAATTTGCCGATAGGCCGCCAGCGCCTCCGCGGACTTGTTCTGCACCCGCAGCAGGTCGCCTTTCAGCTGCCACGCGCCCACGTGGTCGGGATGGGCTTTCAGCGCGCCCTCGACGAGCCTGCCCGCCGTTGTCCAGTCCTGCTGCGACGCCTTCCAGCGCGCCAAGCCGACCAGCGCGTCGCCATGGCCGGGCTGCTTTTCCGTAGCGGCAGTAAATGCCTGTTCCGCCTCATCGCCCTTGCCAAGGCCGACGTAGACGCTGCCCCGCAGCGCCAGCACATCCGCGGAAGGCGCCAGCTTGCCCAGGGCGTCGAGGGCATCCTGGTACTTGCCCTGGTATGCCAGCGCGCGCGCCAGTACGGGCGCGATCTGTTCGGCCGGATAGTTTAATGCCAGTGCACGCTGCGCTTCCTTTTCCGCGGACAGCGGATCGCCCGTTTCCAGCGCTATCTTTGCCAGCATGGCGCGCGCCTCGGCGTTGTCGGGGCTGATGTTCAGGGCATTCTTGAGCTGGATGACAGCCGCCTTGTTGTCGCCTTTCTGTTCGTAGCGTTTCGCTTCCTCGATCAATGTGGCCGGCGACTCGGATTTGCAGGCGCCCAGCACGGCGGCCAGCATCAGAGCGCCCGCAACAGCCGCGCTCACCTTGGGAAATTGCGTGGACATGATTGACTCGTTGAAAAATCGACAATGTCGATAGTGACACGGGCGCCGTCGCCAATCAATAGCCGGGCCCGCCAATCATGGGGTATTTACGACAGCCTCCGGGGCCCATTTACAGCGTCACGTTGCGCTGCCTGAACCACTGCTCCAGCATCATCAGCACCCACACCATCGTGCCGTGATAGCCCGCGTGTTCGGCCAAATGCTGGCCGACCAGCTGCTCGATAAAATCGCCGCGCACGATGCCGCGCTTGCGCAAGTCCATCAAGCTGTCGCTGGCCAGTTGCTGCAACGGCTTGTGCTGCTGCAACCAGACGCCGAACGGCAGCCCGAAGCCGTGCTTCTGTTTCGTGATGATGGCGTCCGGCAGGAAGCCCGTCAGCGCCTTCTTGAAGAACCAGCGCAGCTGCGTGCCGTTCAGCTTCTGCTGCGGCGTCAGTCCGGCCGAGAACGCGACCATGGCATCGTCCAGGAACGGGAACGCCACCTCCACGCCGGCCAGCTCGCACGCCTTCATGACCTTGGGCAGGTCGTTGTCGGCCAGGGTGATTTTCAGGTCCAGCGCCAGCATCCGGTTGATCAGGCTTTTCGCTTCGCTTTGTCCGTACGTGCGCGCCAGCGCCGCCAGCGGCTGGCCGATATCGGCGCCGGCCAGGAAGTCGTCCGTGAATACCTGCTGCGGACCATAGCGGCTCAGCAGGTTGTACGTCTCCAGCCGGGCCGGCATGCCCACGGACGCCTGCTCGATATAGCTGCGCGCCTTGCGCAGCAGGCGCACCCGTTCGCCGCCGGGGAAATTGAACACGGCCGGCTCCAGCAGCGCCTTGCGCAGCAGCCGGGGCACGCGGTCGTACAGCGCGAACACGTGCTGCCTGGCATAGCGCTCGTTACCGCCGAACAGTTCGTCGCCGCCGTCGCCGCCCAGCATGCGCGTGATGCCATCGGCGCGGGCCATGCGGGCGCAGTAAAATGCCGGCACGGCCGACGCGTTGCCGAACGGCTGGTCGCAGATGGCGGCCACCTGGGGAATCGCGGCGGCCACGTCGTCGGGCGTCACATAGTACTCATGGTGGCGCGTGCCGAAATGGCGCGACGCGATGCGCGCGTATTCCATCTCGTCGTAACCCTGCGCTTCGAAGCCGATGGAATACGTGTCGGCGCCATTGCCGCTCACGTCGCACAGGATGCCGGCGATGGTCGAGCTGTCCGTGCCGCCGCTCAGAAAAGCGCCGATGCGCCCGTGCGCAGTGGCGTTGCGCACGGCGCTTTTGAGCTGGTCCATGAACTCTTCACGCAGGTCGTCGAACGAGCGCGCGCCGTTTTCCTGGAATGCCATGCGCCAGTAACGGCGCGTCTCGACGCGGCCCTGCCGGTAATGCAGCAGCTCCCCCGGCAGCAGGCGCTGCTGGCCGCGGTAGATGGTGCCGGGCGACGGCACCATGTGGAAATACACGTAGTTGTACAGGCCCTGCGCATCGATGGCGGCCCGCGCCAGCGGATGCACGCGCAGCGCATCGGCGGACGACGCGAACAGCAGCGCTTCGCCCGCCAGCTGCCACGTCAACGGCTGCACACCCATGCGGTCGATCGCCAGCACCGCCTCGCCGGCCCGTTCGTCGACGATGCACAGCGTGAACGGGCCGGCCAGCGCATCGCAGACGTGCTCCGGTCCGTGCCGCCACTGCTGCGCCAGCGCGGCGGCCAGGCCGTGCGCCGCCGCCACTTCGGCCAGCGCCGGCTCGCGCGCCACGGGATGCCCCCACAGCGCGACCAGCAACCCGTCCGCCACGTACAGGTGCCGGGCCGCATCGCCCGCGGCCACCGCGACGGCGGCGCGGGCGCCATTGACCGCTTCGATGGCAGCACCGTCGAAGCGCGCCAGCGGCGCCGCCATCCGGTCGATCAGGTCCTGCTCGGCCGCACCGTGGCCGATCCACCCACACAGTCCGCTCATACGGCCCCCAAGGGAATAACGGTCAGATTAGACGAGAACTTCCACGGCAGCGGGCTGGCTGAGAAATGCGCCGGGACTGGCCGTCATGCCGTACGCGCCCGACTGCAGCACGGCCACCAGGTCGCCCGGCTGTGCATGCGCCAGCTCCATGCCGTCCGCCAGCAAGTCCAGCGGTGTGCACAGCGGCCCGACCACGGACACTTTTTCGCGCGCGTCGCCCTGCACGCGGTTGCCGATGACGACCGGGTAATTCTTGCGGATCACCTGGCCGAAGTTGCCGGACGCGGACAGGTGATGATGCAGGCCGCCATCGGCAATCAGGTAGACCTGGCCGCGCGACTCCTTGCGATCGACGATGCGGCAGACGTACACGCCCGCCTCGCCGACCAGGTAGCGCCCCAGTTCGATGACGATGCGCGCGCCCTGCAATGGCGGGCGTGCCGTCTCGAGCAGCGCGGCCAGATTACTGCCCACCTGCGCCAGGTCGAGCCGCTCCTCGCCGGGGAAATACGGAATGCCGAAGCCGCCGCCGATATTGACGACGCGGGGCGGGCGCGGGGCGCTTTGCGCCAGCCGGATCGCCAGCGCCAGCGTTTTCTCGTGCGCCTCCTGCAATGCCGCCACCTTCAGGTTTTGCGAACCGCTGAAGATGTGAAAGCCGTAAAAGTCCAGGCTCAGCGCGCCAATCCGGTCCAGCATGGCGGGCACCCGTTCCGCATCGACGCCGAACTGTCTTGGTCCGCCGCCCATCTTCATGCCGGACGATTTCAGCTCGAAATCCGGGTTGACGCGCACGTTGACGCGCGGCGTGACGCCCAGCCGCGCGCCGATGGCGGCGGCGCGTTCCATCTCGCCTTCCGACTCGAGGTTGAGGACGATCCCGGCGGCGATTGCCATCGACAGGTCGGCGTCGCTCTTGCCCGGTCCCGCAAAGCTGATGTGCAGCGGGTCCATCGGCGTGTCCAGCGCCACGCGCAGTTCGCCGCCCGAGGCGACGTCGATGCCGTCCACCAGCGTCGCCATATGCTGCACCACGGCCGGCATTGGATTGGCCTTCATCGCGTAGTGCAGGTGCACGTCGGGCGGCAGGTGCTGGCGCAGTTCGGCTACGCGAGCCGTCATCGCCGCCCGGTCGTAGGCATAGAACGGCGTCTGGCCGACACGCTGGGCCAGCCGTGTGAGGGGAATGCCGCCGACCTGCAGGCAATCGTCGACGACGGCGAACTGGATCAAGGGCGCGTGCTGCGGGCGCGCGGCGGTCATGGTGCCTCCGTAAAGGCGTTCTCGTACTGGCTGGACAGCAGCTTGCGGTCGATCTTGCCGTTCGGGTTGCGCGGCAGCGGCGCCGTGCTGATGACGACCTTCTGCGGCAGCATATATGCCGGCAGGTGCGGCTTGCAGGCGGCCAGGAGATCGGACGCCATCAGCGCGGCGCCGTCGCGCGGATACGCGATCACCACGATGGCCTGGCCCAGTGTCGGGTGCGCGATGCCCAGCGCCGCCGCTTCGGCCACGTGCTCGCGCGCGTACACGACTTCTTCCACCTCCGTCGGGCTGACGCGGTAGCCCGACGTCTTGATCATCTCGTCGCTGCGGCTGATGAAGTACAGGAAGCCTTCTTCGTCCTTGCGCACCGTGTCGCCCGACCACACCGCCAGTTCCGTCAGCGGCAGCCCATAGTGACGTGGCGCGATGGGCTTGAAGCGCTCGGCCGTCTTGGCGGGATCGTTCCAGTAACCCAGTGAAACCAGGGCGCCGCGGTGCACCAGCTCACCCGGCTCGCCCGGCGCGCATTCGGTACCGTCCGGGCGCAGCACCATCACCTCCGCATTCGGGATCGCCTTGCCCATCGAATCGGGGCGGCGGTCCAGTTCTTCCGGCGGCAGGAAGGTGGAGCGGAACGCTTCGGTCAGGCCGTACATCAGGAACGGCCGCGCCGCGGGCAGTGCGCGGCGCAGCGCGTCGAGGGTCGGACGCTGCATCGCGCCGCCCGAGTTGGTCAGATAGCGCAGGGTGCAGTCCGCCGGCCAGTTCAGCTGCGCCAGCTGGATCCACAGCGGCGGCACGGCCGCCAGTCCCGTGATGCGTTCGGCCATGACGGCATTGAGCACGTCGCGCGGCAGCAGGTGGTTGATCAATACCGCCGTGGCGCCCACGTGGAACGCCGTCGTCAGCTGCGACAGGCCGTAATCGAAGCTGAGCGGCAGCACGGCCAGAATACGGTCCTGGGGTGTGTTGTCCAGGTAACCCGCCACGCTCACGGCACCGGCCACCATGTTCCGGTGCGACAGCACGACGCCTTTCGGCTTGCCCGTGCTGCCCGAGGTGTACAGGATGGCGGCCATGTCGCCGTCGATGGCGCGGTGCGCGGGTGTGTCGGTGACGGCGACGGTGGACAGCGTGTCGTCCCAGGCCAGCAGTTCGACGCCCTGCAGCGCCGGCAGCTCTTCCGAGACGCCCGTCACCAGCACGGTGCGCAGATCGCGGCAGCCCGCCAGGACCGGCAGCAGCAGCTTCAGGCGGTCGATGGACGTGACCAGCACCCGCACGTTGCAGTCGGCCAGGATATAGCCCACCTGCTCGGGTTTCAGCAGCGGATTGACGGGCACGAACACACCGCCGGCCGCGGCGGCGCCGAACATGGCGCCCACGTTTTCCACGTTCTTTTCAAGGTAGACGGCCACGCGCTCGCCCCGTTCCAGCCCGTGGGCCAGCAGCGCCGCTGCCGCGCACTTGACCAGCCGCGCCAGGTGGGCGTAGGTCAGGCGGCGCTGGCCATAGACCAGCGCTTCGGCATCGGGCGTGCGCTGCGCGGAACGAAAGATGAAGTCATGAATGAGATCGGACATGGAAGTTCCAGTAGCGTGGCAACGCGGGGGCCAAAGACCTTTACATTTTACAACTTATCGAATGGCGACTTCTGGTCATTTTGGCATGCTTTACGGTCCAAAAACAACAGCCGCCGAGGCTGTTGTTTCCTTTCTTGATACGGGCCGAAAAAGGCAGGCTGTTGCTGGCCGCAAAGGCCGCACGCGGGTTATACTCGGCGAAATCGTTGTTGAAAGCGCAATCCCGGCAGCGTATGCGCCGGCTGTGGAACCTCTGGAGTAAATATGGATTTGCAAGAAGAAGTAAAAACCATCGTGATCGACGTGCTCAGCCTCGGCCCTGCCGGCGCCGCCCTGACGGAACAGTCCGCCCTGCTGGGCAGCATTCCGGAGCTCGATTCGATGGCCGTGGTCCAGCTGATCGGCGCACTGGAAGAGCAGTTCGGCTTCGCCATCGACGATGACGAAATCAGTGCCGCCACCTTCGCCACGCTGGGCAGCCTCACCGACTTTGTCCGTCTCAAACAGACCGCATGAAACCCGGGGCAGCCGCGCAGCCGCCGCAACCGTTCTTCCTGGACGGCGGTGCCGATGCCCGCTTCTGCCTCTACTATCCTCCTGCTTCTTTCCCTGATGCGCCGGCCTGCCGCGGCGCCATCGTCTACCTGCACCCGTTCGCCGAAGAGATGAACAAGAGCCGCCGCATGGCCTCCCTGCAGGCCGCGGCGCTGGCCGCCGATGGCTATGCCGTCCTGCGCATCGACCTGCATGGCTGCGGCGACAGCGCCGGCGACTTCGGCGACGCCACCTGGGACAGCTGGCTGGCCGACGTGGATCGCGCCAGCCGCTGGCTGCGCGACCGTCTTGGCGCCACATTGAGCGAGGCTCCCGCGATCTGGGGCCTGCGCCTGGGCGCATTGCTGGCGCTCGATCATGCCCGCAGGGCGGCCGAGGCGCCAGCGTTCCTGCTGCTGTGGCAACCCGTCACCAGCGGCGCCGTCTTTCTGACGCAGTTCCTGCGCCTTGCCGTTGCCAGCCAGATGCTGACGG
Encoded proteins:
- a CDS encoding acyl-CoA ligase (AMP-forming), exosortase A system-associated; translated protein: MSDLIHDFIFRSAQRTPDAEALVYGQRRLTYAHLARLVKCAAAALLAHGLERGERVAVYLEKNVENVGAMFGAAAAGGVFVPVNPLLKPEQVGYILADCNVRVLVTSIDRLKLLLPVLAGCRDLRTVLVTGVSEELPALQGVELLAWDDTLSTVAVTDTPAHRAIDGDMAAILYTSGSTGKPKGVVLSHRNMVAGAVSVAGYLDNTPQDRILAVLPLSFDYGLSQLTTAFHVGATAVLINHLLPRDVLNAVMAERITGLAAVPPLWIQLAQLNWPADCTLRYLTNSGGAMQRPTLDALRRALPAARPFLMYGLTEAFRSTFLPPEELDRRPDSMGKAIPNAEVMVLRPDGTECAPGEPGELVHRGALVSLGYWNDPAKTAERFKPIAPRHYGLPLTELAVWSGDTVRKDEEGFLYFISRSDEMIKTSGYRVSPTEVEEVVYAREHVAEAAALGIAHPTLGQAIVVIAYPRDGAALMASDLLAACKPHLPAYMLPQKVVISTAPLPRNPNGKIDRKLLSSQYENAFTEAP
- a CDS encoding N-acyl amino acid synthase FeeM domain-containing protein translates to MASELPRVDGDEPLGEESTEPLVCAVEEDNSANITHVTINQTDFGIRVADTEAGRASVSMLINKMYAWRGYAGTHRVDNNPNRITLAASDKGEVIGTVTLGIDSSMGILADEVFHDHIEAFRARGAKVCEITKLAFAPHVKSKMALASLFHVLFIYGHYLHKCTDVFIEVNPRHRRYYQSMLGFTQVCEVRNNPRVDAPAYLLYVSMDYVNEQINKLGGRSKQVEGDRSLYPYFFSPREERGIADRLLSIG
- the prsT gene encoding XrtA/PEP-CTERM system TPR-repeat protein PrsT, which codes for MSTQFPKVSAAVAGALMLAAVLGACKSESPATLIEEAKRYEQKGDNKAAVIQLKNALNISPDNAEARAMLAKIALETGDPLSAEKEAQRALALNYPAEQIAPVLARALAYQGKYQDALDALGKLAPSADVLALRGSVYVGLGKGDEAEQAFTAATEKQPGHGDALVGLARWKASQQDWTTAGRLVEGALKAHPDHVGAWQLKGDLLRVQNKSAEALAAYRQILKIKPDHRTAHLEQAALNIAAGKYDIAQADINAARKTTPNSFLVAYHQALLDYSLGKLKDAQTNLLKVLQAAPDDKPSQLLAGAVALKLGQLGQAEDYLRKYVEWNPASGYARKMLVSTLLKSGRGRDALTVLAPALKEGKDPAVLHLAGEAAIVTKELGKAATYLNEAIRLAPEAAPPYRTLGMVKLGQGDRAGGLAALQKAVDLDPVSLEAGESLIGALADAGQYDKALATVTVLEKAQPANAAVQVMKGNIHLERKDRIKARAAFDQALAIEPAHLPAIAGLARLDQQEKKAAQARQRYVALLAKQPDNAAAMTALAQLEIAQGRRQEGVAWLEKAINADSGDVETALLLGQQYLALDMPQKAQTLLRRYRISHPGNVGVLDALGQAQLANKDGPAALESFNRMASAAPGAAMPQIRLAVAQLMMKNPTAAAASLSKAVTLEPDNIQAYVAKAELAASEKDFAQATAILRQVQKQFTASPIGHTLEGDMLLQQGNPKAALVPYERALAIDGSAANTIKLAKAMHDAGMAPEADRRVAAFLRTYPGEPVATMYFADGHMAARRYPEAAKLLEGLARSTPDNVVVLNNLAWVYQQMRDARALPTAEQALALNGENPDVLDTVGWLLVEQGKYDRAIALLRKAASAAPKQPQVRYHLGVGLYKSGDKAGARKVLQEALAQGSGFREAEQVKALLNQL
- a CDS encoding hydrolase 2, exosortase A system-associated; translation: MKPGAAAQPPQPFFLDGGADARFCLYYPPASFPDAPACRGAIVYLHPFAEEMNKSRRMASLQAAALAADGYAVLRIDLHGCGDSAGDFGDATWDSWLADVDRASRWLRDRLGATLSEAPAIWGLRLGALLALDHARRAAEAPAFLLLWQPVTSGAVFLTQFLRLAVASQMLTADGGAGGGTAALRTQLAEGYALEIAGYLLNPALAAAIDAHDAGAMPPPCPVHWLEVVPEAGRPLPSAAARIVGRWQDAGILVDARAVPGPQFWATQEIATCPALLDQTRHVLQPLHHAAG
- a CDS encoding acyl carrier protein, producing MDLQEEVKTIVIDVLSLGPAGAALTEQSALLGSIPELDSMAVVQLIGALEEQFGFAIDDDEISAATFATLGSLTDFVRLKQTA
- a CDS encoding pyridoxal-dependent decarboxylase, exosortase A system-associated, which codes for MTAARPQHAPLIQFAVVDDCLQVGGIPLTRLAQRVGQTPFYAYDRAAMTARVAELRQHLPPDVHLHYAMKANPMPAVVQHMATLVDGIDVASGGELRVALDTPMDPLHISFAGPGKSDADLSMAIAAGIVLNLESEGEMERAAAIGARLGVTPRVNVRVNPDFELKSSGMKMGGGPRQFGVDAERVPAMLDRIGALSLDFYGFHIFSGSQNLKVAALQEAHEKTLALAIRLAQSAPRPPRVVNIGGGFGIPYFPGEERLDLAQVGSNLAALLETARPPLQGARIVIELGRYLVGEAGVYVCRIVDRKESRGQVYLIADGGLHHHLSASGNFGQVIRKNYPVVIGNRVQGDAREKVSVVGPLCTPLDLLADGMELAHAQPGDLVAVLQSGAYGMTASPGAFLSQPAAVEVLV
- a CDS encoding PEP-CTERM sorting domain-containing protein, with amino-acid sequence MNMFKKVLLGAAVAISTMGSAMAIPTTVGGVTWDPDYPIDFSSSSVQIQQFIQPDGSLRGFGFVSTMNGYGQSQFCPGCELTFKFSGYTPIVTNGNTTTYAGGIVQIFRNDGPSTINPNDPTTMNDANTGLGELWLSLVGHELNGATLLGTINAVEPPNLSGLGQLDVVGGLAAANFNTDQQVDGSDLSFSTSFTQPFPGEGISHVAGTGNFFGQSIAIPVPEPTSLALIGLGLLGLAQVRRRKL
- a CDS encoding asparagine synthetase B family protein — protein: MSGLCGWIGHGAAEQDLIDRMAAPLARFDGAAIEAVNGARAAVAVAAGDAARHLYVADGLLVALWGHPVAREPALAEVAAAHGLAAALAQQWRHGPEHVCDALAGPFTLCIVDERAGEAVLAIDRMGVQPLTWQLAGEALLFASSADALRVHPLARAAIDAQGLYNYVYFHMVPSPGTIYRGQQRLLPGELLHYRQGRVETRRYWRMAFQENGARSFDDLREEFMDQLKSAVRNATAHGRIGAFLSGGTDSSTIAGILCDVSGNGADTYSIGFEAQGYDEMEYARIASRHFGTRHHEYYVTPDDVAAAIPQVAAICDQPFGNASAVPAFYCARMARADGITRMLGGDGGDELFGGNERYARQHVFALYDRVPRLLRKALLEPAVFNFPGGERVRLLRKARSYIEQASVGMPARLETYNLLSRYGPQQVFTDDFLAGADIGQPLAALARTYGQSEAKSLINRMLALDLKITLADNDLPKVMKACELAGVEVAFPFLDDAMVAFSAGLTPQQKLNGTQLRWFFKKALTGFLPDAIITKQKHGFGLPFGVWLQQHKPLQQLASDSLMDLRKRGIVRGDFIEQLVGQHLAEHAGYHGTMVWVLMMLEQWFRQRNVTL